One segment of Candidatus Taylorbacteria bacterium DNA contains the following:
- a CDS encoding PD-(D/E)XK nuclease family protein, with translation MSLYYKPNRKPDWNYGGPNWKLSRSKIDLFLECARCFYIDNKLGVARPPGFPFTLNSAVDKLLKKEFDIHRAKKTAHPLMKQYKIDAVPFSHPQMEDWRDSLRHGVSILHKPTNLFVRGGVDDVWVKPSGELIVVDYKATSKDGEVSLDALWQDGYKRQMEVYQWLFRQNGFKVDDLGYFVYANGKTDRVAFDGKLEFDVSVIPYTGSDKWVEKTLGDIKKCLVSDILPKESTDCDYCSYRQSAGVAIEIVFEKNSSEAKSAERDIPKTKKVKPDDHQESTLF, from the coding sequence ATGTCCCTCTATTATAAACCAAACAGAAAACCTGACTGGAATTATGGCGGTCCGAACTGGAAGCTCTCCCGTTCCAAGATCGACCTCTTTTTGGAATGCGCGAGATGCTTCTACATTGACAACAAGCTCGGTGTCGCCCGTCCTCCAGGTTTTCCCTTTACCCTAAACAGCGCGGTGGACAAACTTTTGAAAAAAGAGTTTGACATCCATCGGGCAAAAAAGACGGCGCATCCTTTGATGAAGCAATACAAAATTGACGCAGTTCCCTTCAGCCATCCACAGATGGAAGACTGGAGAGATTCTTTGCGACACGGCGTGAGTATTCTTCATAAGCCAACCAATCTTTTTGTGCGCGGGGGAGTTGATGACGTTTGGGTCAAGCCTTCCGGAGAACTCATCGTTGTCGACTACAAAGCCACGAGCAAGGACGGTGAAGTGAGTTTGGATGCTCTCTGGCAGGACGGATACAAACGCCAGATGGAAGTGTATCAATGGCTCTTTCGACAGAATGGTTTCAAAGTTGATGATCTCGGTTATTTTGTCTATGCAAACGGAAAAACGGATAGAGTTGCTTTTGACGGAAAGCTTGAATTCGATGTGTCCGTCATTCCCTATACTGGAAGCGATAAATGGGTTGAAAAAACGTTGGGAGATATTAAAAAGTGTTTAGTAAGCGACATCTTGCCCAAGGAGAGCACGGACTGTGATTATTGCAGTTACCGCCAGTCGGCGGGTGTTGCCATCGAGATAGTATTCGAAAAAAATTCGTCTGAAGCAAAATCAGCGGAGAGAGACATTCCAAAAACAAAAAAAGTTAAACCAGACGATCACCAAGAGAGCACTTTGTTTTAA
- a CDS encoding uracil-DNA glycosylase has protein sequence MSKIDEMKKIKDEVLDLKESPLFAYRTENNYFPVIGEGSHESKIMFVGEAPGRNEAKTGKPFCGAAGKILDSLLLSAGIPRAEVYITNIVKDRPQENRDPLPNEIELYGPFLDRQINIIQPEIIATLGRYSMGYIMKKFDKELELEPISQAHGKAYEAEASYGAIKIVALYHPAAAIYNQHLLETLKKDFSVLGDQYKKFAKKTIYPFKG, from the coding sequence ATGTCAAAGATCGACGAAATGAAAAAAATCAAAGACGAGGTTTTGGACTTGAAAGAGTCGCCTCTCTTTGCCTATCGCACCGAAAACAACTATTTTCCGGTAATCGGAGAGGGGAGCCATGAGTCAAAAATAATGTTTGTGGGCGAAGCGCCCGGCCGAAACGAAGCAAAGACGGGAAAACCTTTCTGTGGAGCGGCAGGTAAGATTTTAGACTCTCTTTTGTTATCTGCGGGAATTCCACGAGCTGAAGTGTACATCACAAACATTGTTAAAGATCGTCCCCAAGAAAATCGTGATCCTCTGCCAAATGAAATTGAATTGTACGGGCCATTTTTGGATAGACAGATAAATATCATTCAGCCTGAAATCATTGCCACGCTTGGCCGATATTCAATGGGCTATATCATGAAAAAATTCGACAAGGAACTTGAGCTTGAACCCATTTCCCAAGCTCACGGCAAAGCATACGAAGCAGAAGCGTCCTACGGCGCAATCAAAATCGTCGCCCTCTACCACCCTGCCGCCGCAATCTACAATCAGCATCTTTTGGAAACTCTCAAAAAAGATTTCTCAGTTCTTGGCGACCAATATAAAAAATTTGCGAAGAAAACTATTTACCCTTTTAAAGGGTAG
- the mnmA gene encoding tRNA 2-thiouridine(34) synthase MnmA yields the protein MKSQGEKRTKKVKKKVYVGMSGGVDSSVSAAMLKKQGYDVIGVFIKVWQPDWIDCTWREDRLDAMRVAALLDIPFITLNLEKEYKKDVIDSMIAEYKAGRTPNPDVMCNKAIKFGGFYDFAMKKGADFVATGHYAQVTKHITRNTKQLRREKDFPLSDVTSYKLHVACDSNKDQSYFLWTLTQRELSRTLFPVGHLSKPEVRKMAKQFALPTAEKKDSQGLCFIGKMDMREFLGHYLKHEKGKVLSGEGKVIGEHDGAFFYTEGERHGYIITEKSPNDEPFYVVGKNVRANTITVGHREPPSSGNKEKIVLKNVNWILQAPLAGKEYRARIRYRQELAKCRVMQSGNTFSVVFFEKQQAVSAGQSLVLYDGEVCLGGGVIV from the coding sequence ATGAAAAGTCAAGGAGAAAAAAGGACAAAAAAAGTAAAAAAGAAAGTATACGTCGGCATGTCCGGAGGGGTTGACAGTTCGGTTTCCGCGGCGATGCTTAAAAAGCAGGGATACGATGTTATCGGCGTGTTTATTAAGGTCTGGCAACCGGACTGGATTGACTGCACATGGAGAGAAGATCGACTCGATGCGATGCGAGTCGCGGCTCTTTTGGACATTCCCTTTATTACGCTCAATCTTGAAAAAGAATACAAAAAAGATGTGATTGACTCTATGATTGCCGAGTATAAAGCGGGCAGAACTCCGAACCCGGATGTGATGTGCAACAAGGCGATAAAGTTTGGCGGATTTTATGATTTTGCAATGAAGAAAGGAGCCGATTTTGTTGCTACTGGGCACTATGCGCAAGTCACAAAACATATAACTCGTAACACGAAACAGTTGAGAAGAGAAAAAGATTTTCCCCTTTCAGATGTTACAAGTTACAAGTTACATGTTGCATGTGATTCCAATAAGGATCAATCCTATTTCCTTTGGACGCTCACACAACGGGAGTTATCACGCACGCTATTTCCCGTAGGACATTTGTCGAAACCGGAAGTGAGAAAAATGGCGAAGCAGTTTGCCTTGCCTACGGCGGAAAAGAAAGACAGCCAGGGGCTATGTTTTATCGGCAAAATGGATATGAGAGAATTTCTCGGCCACTACTTGAAACACGAGAAAGGAAAAGTGTTGAGTGGCGAGGGAAAAGTAATCGGAGAGCACGACGGAGCATTTTTTTACACGGAAGGCGAACGGCACGGATATATCATCACGGAAAAATCTCCCAATGATGAGCCATTTTATGTAGTCGGCAAAAATGTGAGGGCAAATACGATTACTGTTGGTCACAGAGAACCGCCGAGCTCCGGAAACAAAGAAAAAATAGTGTTAAAAAATGTAAATTGGATTTTGCAGGCGCCCTTGGCAGGGAAAGAATATAGAGCTAGAATCCGGTATCGGCAGGAACTCGCAAAGTGTCGAGTGATGCAATCAGGCAACACATTCTCCGTCGTTTTTTTCGAAAAACAACAGGCGGTATCGGCAGGTCAGTCTCTCGTGCTTTATGATGGCGAGGTCTGCTTGGGAGGGGGAGTGATTGTGTAG
- a CDS encoding type II toxin-antitoxin system HicB family antitoxin yields MKKKIYNFTAVFERNEHDGYTVVVPSLPGLVTEGKNLDDAKKMATEAIQCYLEGLKVDRQKVPVEGDIASLRLSVSF; encoded by the coding sequence ATGAAAAAGAAGATCTACAATTTTACTGCTGTTTTTGAGCGAAATGAGCATGATGGTTATACGGTAGTAGTGCCTTCGCTTCCCGGCCTTGTAACCGAAGGCAAAAATCTTGACGATGCAAAAAAGATGGCAACAGAAGCCATTCAATGCTATTTGGAGGGATTAAAAGTAGATCGCCAAAAAGTGCCGGTTGAAGGAGATATTGCGAGTTTACGGCTATCAGTTTCATTTTAA
- a CDS encoding ATP cone domain-containing protein yields the protein MENTSPKIRILKADGEKEFFDQEKLVNSLKRAGAHDELIREVVSHVQSELMDDMSTTDIYRHAFMLLEKQHRPSAARYSLRRALLGFGPSGFPFEDYVGEIFKARGWSVETGKIMKGHCVEHEVDVIAWKDDRLLFAEVKFHNEPGFKTDLKIALYVKARMEDLAKVSFFIGNKERRLTDGFLITNTKFTSSAIQYGSCTRLSMMGWNYPDKENLESVIEEEKLHPLTCLTTLTSSQKQELFTKGIVLCKTIVSNPSVLSFLQLGRKEEKDVLDEAKSLFV from the coding sequence ATGGAAAACACCAGCCCAAAAATCAGAATCCTGAAAGCCGACGGGGAAAAAGAATTTTTCGACCAGGAGAAGCTTGTGAACTCGCTTAAGCGAGCGGGCGCTCATGATGAGCTTATTCGGGAAGTGGTCAGTCACGTTCAGTCGGAACTCATGGATGACATGTCGACTACCGATATCTATCGGCATGCTTTCATGCTTCTCGAGAAGCAACACAGGCCATCTGCCGCAAGGTACTCCCTTCGACGCGCGCTTCTCGGCTTTGGCCCTTCCGGATTCCCTTTTGAAGATTATGTGGGAGAGATATTTAAAGCGAGAGGTTGGAGTGTCGAAACCGGTAAAATCATGAAAGGTCATTGTGTGGAACATGAAGTCGATGTCATCGCGTGGAAAGACGACCGGCTTCTCTTTGCAGAAGTGAAATTTCACAACGAGCCGGGGTTCAAGACTGATCTCAAGATTGCTTTATATGTAAAAGCCAGAATGGAAGACCTAGCGAAAGTATCTTTTTTTATTGGCAATAAAGAAAGGCGTCTCACGGACGGTTTTCTTATCACCAATACTAAATTCACCTCTTCCGCCATTCAGTACGGAAGCTGTACGAGGCTTTCGATGATGGGGTGGAACTATCCGGACAAAGAAAATCTCGAGAGCGTGATTGAAGAAGAGAAACTTCATCCTCTCACCTGTCTCACGACTCTTACCAGTTCGCAGAAACAGGAACTTTTTACAAAAGGCATCGTGCTTTGCAAGACTATTGTTTCAAACCCGAGCGTTCTTTCATTTCTGCAACTCGGGAGAAAGGAAGAAAAAGACGTTCTTGACGAAGCCAAAAGTTTATTTGTTTAA
- the atpF gene encoding F0F1 ATP synthase subunit B — MDSIISTFHIDWKIIIAQAVNFAIVLAVLYFFALKPLNKLMAERSLKIGKGIEDAKSNAEMMTRTTKEYEDSMIKARGEAQAIFQKGKKDAEAKKNEMMESAKTEVASMISSGKKSLEAEKTKMVEEARREIVELAMEATKKLLASDVKEIENVK, encoded by the coding sequence ATGGACTCAATCATTTCCACATTTCACATAGACTGGAAAATCATCATCGCTCAGGCGGTCAACTTCGCCATCGTACTTGCGGTTCTCTACTTTTTTGCGCTCAAACCTCTGAACAAACTTATGGCGGAACGGTCCTTAAAAATTGGAAAGGGTATTGAAGATGCGAAATCGAATGCCGAGATGATGACGCGAACGACGAAAGAATATGAAGACTCGATGATAAAAGCCCGTGGAGAAGCCCAGGCCATCTTTCAAAAAGGAAAAAAAGATGCCGAAGCCAAGAAAAATGAGATGATGGAAAGCGCCAAAACAGAAGTGGCAAGCATGATTTCATCCGGAAAGAAATCACTCGAAGCGGAAAAGACAAAAATGGTCGAAGAGGCAAGGAGGGAGATTGTTGAGCTCGCGATGGAGGCAACAAAGAAACTTCTGGCCTCGGACGTAAAAGAAATAGAAAATGTGAAATGA
- a CDS encoding FoF1 ATP synthase subunit a → MATTTQTEIPQTLESTEVAIDSTGMEVKHEVTLFAEPIGHIGTFPITNALLTSFVAVLLITFLAVALRRTLREVPRGLQNVFEAILEGALSLCDQVTNSRKISLKIFPLAFSAFLFILVNNWLGLLPLGGFGILEKGSHGLAFIPFLRSGTADINTTIALAIMAVFGANVFGIVSIGIWKTFNKYVNLKSLGQIFVKVRKEPSVLVVAPVTFFVGLLELIGEFAKVASLSFRLFGNIFAGEVLLMAMGAILAYVLPIPFLFLEIFVGLIQALIFSILLLVYFTIASQDHEEHESPAEKEALQT, encoded by the coding sequence ATGGCAACAACAACACAAACGGAGATTCCACAAACACTTGAATCCACAGAAGTAGCTATTGATTCCACGGGAATGGAAGTCAAGCACGAGGTCACGCTTTTTGCGGAGCCTATCGGACATATTGGTACTTTTCCAATCACGAACGCTCTTCTCACGAGCTTTGTAGCAGTTCTTTTGATTACATTTCTTGCGGTCGCTTTACGAAGAACGCTTCGGGAAGTGCCGAGAGGCCTGCAGAATGTTTTCGAGGCAATTTTGGAAGGAGCACTCTCGCTTTGCGACCAGGTTACAAACAGCCGAAAAATTTCTCTCAAGATTTTTCCTCTTGCTTTTTCCGCCTTTCTTTTTATTCTCGTCAATAACTGGCTAGGACTTCTGCCTCTCGGAGGGTTTGGCATTCTGGAAAAAGGCTCTCATGGGCTGGCATTTATTCCGTTTCTTCGGAGCGGGACAGCCGATATCAATACCACTATTGCCCTCGCCATTATGGCGGTTTTCGGCGCCAACGTATTCGGCATTGTATCGATTGGAATATGGAAAACTTTCAATAAATATGTTAACCTGAAATCGCTTGGACAGATTTTCGTAAAGGTTCGCAAAGAGCCGTCTGTCTTGGTTGTGGCTCCGGTCACATTTTTTGTCGGTCTTCTCGAGCTTATCGGCGAATTTGCCAAGGTCGCGTCGCTCTCATTCCGTCTTTTTGGAAATATATTTGCCGGAGAAGTGCTCCTTATGGCAATGGGCGCGATACTCGCATACGTGTTGCCGATTCCATTTCTTTTTTTGGAAATTTTCGTAGGTCTGATTCAGGCACTCATTTTTTCGATTCTTCTCCTTGTGTATTTCACTATTGCCTCTCAAGATCACGAGGAACACGAGAGTCCTGCAGAAAAGGAGGCTCTCCAAACGTAG
- the mltG gene encoding endolytic transglycosylase MltG: MEDVKTQTEGGWSEGQSISKRKKSSVFVMYVFLLGLAFFFFMISPPSDFPSHSAVTLTKGESLSQLASVLKEKHIVRSSFLLRNFVVWKNWDRKVVAGDYYFDKPISVFEVAGRISAGELGLVPLQITFPEGLNLFEFAEIARLHLFKFDPLDFLEKTHEKEGYLFPDTYKFLSNANADDVIASMEANFEAKIKTLQKDFDQSSHSLREVILMASILEEEAKTTEARKIVAGILWKRLRSGMALQVDSPFRYSNVENHATVKAEDITVDSPYNTYKYVGFPPTPISNPGIDSILAALYPTETAYWYFLSGKEGEMRYAKTFEEHRKNIEKYLK; this comes from the coding sequence ATGGAAGATGTTAAAACACAAACAGAAGGTGGCTGGAGCGAAGGCCAAAGTATTTCAAAGCGGAAAAAAAGTTCCGTTTTTGTAATGTATGTTTTTCTTTTAGGTCTTGCGTTCTTTTTTTTCATGATTTCTCCTCCTTCCGATTTTCCTTCTCATTCCGCGGTTACCTTGACCAAGGGTGAATCCCTAAGCCAACTTGCTTCCGTCTTGAAAGAAAAGCATATTGTAAGGTCGTCATTTCTCCTGCGCAATTTTGTGGTCTGGAAAAATTGGGACAGGAAGGTCGTTGCAGGCGACTACTATTTCGACAAGCCAATTTCTGTCTTTGAGGTTGCGGGCAGAATTTCTGCAGGAGAATTGGGACTCGTGCCTCTCCAAATTACGTTTCCCGAGGGCTTGAATCTTTTTGAATTTGCCGAGATTGCCCGGCTCCACTTGTTCAAATTTGATCCCCTGGATTTCCTCGAGAAAACCCACGAGAAAGAAGGCTATCTTTTTCCCGATACGTACAAATTTCTTTCAAATGCCAATGCAGACGATGTCATTGCCTCAATGGAGGCTAATTTTGAGGCTAAGATAAAAACGCTCCAAAAAGATTTTGACCAATCGTCCCACTCTCTTCGAGAAGTGATTCTCATGGCTTCAATTCTTGAGGAAGAGGCGAAAACGACGGAGGCCAGAAAAATCGTGGCCGGAATATTGTGGAAACGTTTGCGCTCCGGCATGGCCCTCCAGGTTGATTCTCCGTTTCGATATAGTAATGTCGAAAATCACGCTACAGTTAAGGCGGAAGATATCACAGTTGATTCGCCTTATAACACTTACAAATATGTCGGCTTTCCTCCGACGCCGATTTCCAATCCGGGAATAGATTCAATTCTGGCGGCTCTCTATCCCACGGAGACCGCGTACTGGTATTTTCTTTCCGGCAAGGAGGGAGAAATGCGCTACGCGAAGACGTTTGAGGAGCACAGGAAAAATATTGAGAAATATTTGAAGTAG
- a CDS encoding PsbP-related protein produces the protein MNYKKGIAPLIIALIVAVILGGGFMAYKISQKTDVTPSPTQNVIADQNQTDNETKDWKTYKNEQYGFEFKYPKDWIIENNDIYDGGVAVWSSKAEKQAQKELKESGLLGGPNGADFGVHYCDDVCIQGIRDDWKDSGFGDANAGVEDIFRDRYGGSFEEIKVDGRKVYKWTEVSSIDRYITYIPLPQGGYFLSAPENDPKTISIVQEIISTFKFTK, from the coding sequence ATGAATTATAAAAAAGGGATCGCTCCTCTTATCATTGCTCTCATTGTCGCCGTTATTCTAGGTGGAGGTTTTATGGCGTATAAAATTTCTCAAAAAACAGATGTAACACCTTCTCCAACTCAGAATGTCATTGCTGATCAAAATCAAACTGATAACGAAACTAAAGACTGGAAAACATACAAAAATGAACAATATGGATTTGAATTTAAATATCCCAAAGATTGGATTATAGAAAATAATGATATATATGATGGGGGTGTTGCGGTTTGGAGTTCAAAAGCGGAAAAACAAGCGCAAAAAGAGTTAAAAGAAAGTGGATTATTGGGCGGACCTAACGGTGCTGACTTTGGAGTGCATTATTGCGATGATGTTTGCATACAAGGAATACGCGATGACTGGAAAGATTCAGGTTTTGGGGATGCTAATGCTGGGGTAGAGGATATTTTTAGGGATCGATATGGAGGAAGTTTTGAGGAAATTAAAGTTGATGGTAGAAAAGTATATAAATGGACAGAAGTCAGTTCGATAGACAGGTATATAACATATATTCCATTGCCACAAGGAGGATATTTTTTGTCAGCACCAGAAAATGATCCAAAAACTATATCAATAGTTCAGGAAATAATTTCAACCTTCAAATTCACAAAGTAA
- the atpH gene encoding ATP synthase F1 subunit delta gives MKLSPKNVAQAIYESAKGKSGEELDHALFNARNFLSINNLISKSSEILHFIQKFEDEDTGVVRAKVASSVALSQKMSHELEEVLKKRYGAEHILLDLEEDPSLLGGLKIEAEDEVIDLSIKNKMSQLSNYLLQA, from the coding sequence ATGAAGCTATCTCCAAAAAATGTGGCACAGGCGATATACGAATCCGCGAAGGGCAAAAGCGGGGAAGAGCTCGACCACGCACTTTTCAATGCCCGAAATTTTTTATCGATAAACAATTTGATTTCGAAATCGTCCGAAATTTTACATTTTATTCAAAAATTTGAAGACGAAGATACTGGGGTCGTGCGGGCAAAAGTTGCAAGTTCCGTTGCTCTTTCCCAAAAAATGAGCCACGAATTAGAGGAAGTGCTCAAAAAACGCTATGGAGCGGAGCACATCCTCCTCGATCTCGAGGAAGACCCGTCGCTCCTCGGGGGATTGAAAATAGAGGCGGAAGATGAAGTGATAGACCTTTCAATAAAAAATAAAATGAGCCAGCTTTCGAATTATCTTTTACAAGCATGA
- the atpA gene encoding F0F1 ATP synthase subunit alpha, with amino-acid sequence MKNTIVENLKQQIEKFQSEIKAEKIGHVLEVFDGIAKVSGLSDVKASEMVTFPNGETGVVLNLEEDAVGVIILGEFSKIKEGDEVKATGKILEVPVGNAQIGRVLNALGEPIDGKGAVKTEKSNPIEKVAPGVVTRQGVSEPVQTGIKAIDALIPIGRGQRELLIGDRQTGKTAIAIDTILNQKGQNLICVYVSIGQKDSKLRKLVARLEAGGAMNYTIVVSAGSSEPAPLSYIAPYSGVAIAEYFMEQGKDVLIIYDDLSKHAVSYREISLLLRRPPGREAYPGDVFYLHSRLLERACRRNAKYGGGSITALPIIETQAGDISAYIPTNVISITDGQIFLETDLFYKGIRPAVNVGASVSRVGSSAQIKAMKKIAGTLKLDLAQFRELEAFAQFGSDLDESTKKQLERGKRAVEVLKQPQYAPVKVEHQIVTLYALTKGFMDEVPVAKIKEFEGGLIDYTETHAKKFFKDIRETKMWTDAGEAELKKAIGEFKGSFKM; translated from the coding sequence ATGAAAAATACAATAGTAGAAAACTTAAAACAGCAAATAGAGAAATTTCAATCTGAAATCAAGGCGGAAAAGATTGGGCACGTCCTCGAGGTTTTTGACGGTATCGCAAAAGTTTCGGGTCTCTCCGATGTAAAAGCATCCGAGATGGTGACATTTCCAAATGGGGAAACTGGGGTGGTACTGAATCTCGAAGAAGACGCGGTTGGTGTGATTATTCTTGGAGAATTTTCAAAAATAAAAGAAGGGGATGAGGTCAAGGCCACGGGGAAAATATTGGAAGTGCCTGTCGGGAACGCGCAGATAGGAAGGGTGCTCAATGCTTTGGGAGAACCTATTGACGGCAAGGGCGCGGTCAAAACAGAGAAGTCGAATCCAATAGAGAAAGTAGCACCCGGGGTTGTGACCAGACAAGGTGTTTCAGAGCCGGTCCAAACCGGAATCAAAGCCATTGACGCCTTAATTCCAATCGGTCGTGGCCAGCGGGAGCTTTTAATCGGAGACCGCCAAACGGGAAAAACCGCGATTGCAATTGACACTATTTTGAATCAAAAAGGACAGAACCTAATTTGCGTTTACGTTTCCATCGGTCAGAAAGATTCAAAACTTCGAAAACTTGTTGCTCGACTCGAGGCAGGCGGAGCGATGAACTATACGATTGTTGTTAGTGCCGGCTCATCGGAGCCCGCTCCACTTTCTTATATCGCGCCTTATTCCGGAGTGGCCATCGCAGAATATTTCATGGAGCAGGGAAAAGATGTGCTCATTATTTACGATGACCTTTCAAAGCACGCCGTGAGCTACCGCGAAATTTCACTTTTGCTCCGCCGACCGCCGGGTCGAGAAGCATATCCGGGAGATGTTTTTTACCTTCACTCTCGCTTGCTTGAGCGAGCTTGCCGAAGAAATGCGAAATACGGAGGCGGTTCTATCACCGCGCTTCCGATTATCGAAACCCAAGCGGGAGATATTTCTGCGTACATACCAACGAACGTAATTTCAATCACCGACGGGCAGATTTTCTTGGAAACAGACCTTTTTTACAAAGGAATTCGGCCAGCGGTGAACGTCGGAGCCTCGGTTTCCAGAGTGGGCTCTTCCGCGCAAATCAAAGCCATGAAGAAAATTGCGGGAACTTTGAAGCTAGACTTGGCGCAATTCCGTGAGCTCGAAGCATTTGCTCAATTTGGCTCGGACCTCGATGAGTCAACAAAGAAACAGCTTGAACGAGGCAAGCGCGCGGTGGAAGTTTTGAAACAGCCACAGTATGCTCCCGTCAAAGTCGAGCATCAAATAGTAACGCTCTACGCTCTCACCAAGGGCTTCATGGACGAAGTTCCGGTGGCGAAAATAAAGGAATTTGAGGGAGGGTTGATTGACTACACCGAAACTCACGCAAAAAAATTCTTCAAAGACATTCGCGAAACCAAAATGTGGACGGACGCGGGAGAGGCGGAGTTGAAGAAAGCGATTGGGGAATTTAAGGGAAGTTTTAAGATGTAA
- the atpE gene encoding ATP synthase F0 subunit C has translation MDLDSLAKALAIGLGALGPGIGIGLIGAKAMESIGRNPEATGKILVPMLIASAFAEAIAIYALVIAFSI, from the coding sequence ATGGATTTAGACTCACTTGCCAAAGCACTAGCAATCGGACTCGGCGCCCTCGGTCCAGGTATTGGAATCGGACTCATCGGGGCAAAAGCTATGGAATCTATCGGCAGAAACCCTGAAGCAACGGGAAAAATTCTGGTGCCGATGCTTATTGCGTCAGCGTTCGCTGAAGCCATTGCGATATACGCGCTCGTCATCGCATTCTCAATATAA
- a CDS encoding AtpZ/AtpI family protein: MEEKGNKNNLWWGPALEVFGQVSAWVVVPIVGALIIGKILDAKFGTKPWIFLSLTGIGFLISSFGIVRTVTKYIRKINKELSEKKDGNNNTNGDSTNT; this comes from the coding sequence ATGGAAGAAAAAGGCAATAAAAACAACCTATGGTGGGGACCTGCTTTAGAGGTATTCGGTCAGGTGTCAGCGTGGGTGGTTGTGCCAATTGTGGGAGCTTTGATTATAGGCAAAATTCTGGACGCGAAGTTCGGGACGAAACCATGGATTTTTCTCTCACTTACGGGAATTGGATTTTTAATTTCGTCATTTGGCATTGTGCGCACCGTAACAAAGTATATTCGGAAAATTAACAAAGAGCTTTCAGAGAAAAAAGATGGCAACAACAACACAAACGGAGATTCCACAAACACTTGA
- a CDS encoding type II toxin-antitoxin system HicA family toxin — protein sequence MPRLKRLTAKQIIPILLEAGFYLHHTRGSHVHLRHSIKTHLRVVIPQHNRVLAPKTIKSIIFQAELDTEALLQFFN from the coding sequence ATGCCCCGGCTGAAGCGATTGACTGCCAAACAAATTATTCCGATTTTGCTGGAAGCCGGGTTTTATTTGCATCACACCAGGGGAAGCCATGTTCATTTGCGCCATTCAATCAAAACTCATTTACGTGTTGTCATTCCGCAACATAATAGAGTTTTAGCTCCAAAAACAATAAAATCGATTATTTTTCAAGCCGAGTTGGACACTGAAGCACTTCTGCAATTTTTTAATTAA